The genomic segment ACAAGGAAGGCAGAAAAAATGCCAGCCAGTTTGGGGAATGGATGAGTGATTCATGGAGAGTTAAATATTCTTTTTGGCTAAGAGCATTGGTAGAACATCTGAAAGAGCGGAAAATAGATTATAAAGATTTTTATCTTTTTGGTTTTGATGAAACCTTATGTAATTCCTTTTATGAATGGGTTCAGTTTGTGAAACGAATAGACCCTAACATTCAGATCTATGCCAACTCTTTCGGTCAAGGACCTAAAGATTTTGAAAAATTTAGAGATTTAATCGATGTCTGGAATTTGCCTGGCAGAATATGTGAAGAAAAGCCAGATTGGTTAGCAAAGATACAGTCTTATAAAACTCAAATATGGACAGGTATCACAGATTACCCAGGCAAAGCTAACTTACCTTATAATTATTATAGAATGATTTTTTGGAAAGCTTTTAAACGATCCCAAAAAGGCGTAGCCGTTTGGGCTTATGTTGATAATGATTGTAATGATTGGGATGATACTTTAACGACAATAGGTTATTATGGGATGGTATACGGCTCAAATGATAATATAGTAAACAACAGTGAAAAAATAATCCCATCAAGGCGATGGGAAATTTGGAGGCAAGGTGTTGAAGATTATCTTTATCTTTTAGAATTGAAGAACAAAATTGATATCCTTGCAGAAAGTGGGCAAAAAGATCAAGCCAGTGAATATAGTAAGAAATTAAATTCCTTGGTATCTGATGTTTTACAGAACCAAAATGATTATGAAAAAGTTTATTGTGCCAGGAAAACAATATCAGAGATTTTAATGAAATAATCGTAAAGGGGAAAAATTGATAAATAAATTATTATTTTATTTCTGTTGGGTACTATATCATTATTTTGCGGTAAGTCTTCCAAGAAGGACATGCCCATTTGGCAAGGTATCCAAATTGCTCAGATATCAGTTGTGTAAAAGATTATTTAGATATTGTGGTAAAAACGTAAATATAGAAAAGGGTGTTGATTTTGGGTCAGGACGTCACCTTTCTATTGATGATAATAGCGGTCTTGGAGTAAACTGCAGAGCAAGAGGCCCTATTACAATTGGCAAGAATGTTATGATGGGACCAGATGTGGTGATATTGACAAGAAATCATGATTTCTCAGATACTTCCAAACCTATGCGAGGGCAGGGAGGAATAACTAAGCCAGTTAATATTTGTGATGACGTCTGGATAGGGACCCGTGCGATTATCTTACCAGGTGTAACAATTGGTCAGGGCAGTGTTGTTGGGGCTGGCGCAGTGGTAACAAAAGAAATTCCCGAATTTTCAATTATTGGAGGCTGTCCGGCCAAAATAATAAAAAGCAGAAAGTGCCCCAAAAGGATGGAATCCCAAGATGAGTAGTTTGAAAAATCAATCAATTTTTTTGATCATAGGAAATACTTTCAGGCAATTAAGCGTGATTATTCAAGGTATGTTTCTAGCTCGTTTGCTGACTGCGAGCGATTTCGGCACATTCAAACAAATACTTCTTATTACTACAATGACTTATACATTTTCCTATCTTTGTTTACCGGAGAGCGCGACATATTTTTTGTCACATTTGAACAAAAAAGACAGAAAAATATTTCTTTTTCAAACGGTTGTCCTTTTACTTGTTTTAGGGGTAGTTGCAGGGTTATTTTTATTTAAATCGGCTAACTTTTTTGGAGTTAAATTTGCTAATGCAAAATTGAAAGACCTCCTTGTTTTGTCAGCGAGCATTCCAATAAGCATGATGTTCATTATTTTGCTGAACGTTTCTCTTATAACAATCAAGAAGGGGAAATTAGGCAGTATCCTATCAGCAAGTTTTTCAGCAGTTAATATGTTATCGATTTTTTTGCCATTATTCTTTGGTATGAGTTTTAAAAATGCTCTGGGTATTTATGTGCTATCTTATTTGGCAATTTGTGTCTTATGTATATTGCTATTATGGCAAATAATTGGTTTTGAAATAGGCTTTGATAGAAAGCTCATTTGGGAGCAGATTAATTTTTCACTTCCTTATTGGTTTGGATATGGCATTTATATTTTTTATACGCAGAGTCAACAAGTTTTGGTTTCATCTTCATTTAGCCCTGAAGAGTTTGCGTTATTTGCAGTTGGAACTACCAGGATCCCAATCATAGGTCAATTTTCTACCTATATAGCTTTGGTTTTAGTTCCTATTTGTGTCAACCACATGAAAGATAATAATATTGGTGAAATTATTAGATTATGGGAAAAATCAGCAACTAAGATAGCCATGATAGCTATACCGGTTTTTATGATTTGTGTTTTTTCTCCAGGTAAAATACTTGGAGTGGCATTCGGAGCGAATTATTCAAAAGCGTGGCCAATTTTTATTTTTACAGCGATTCTGTTTTTATTTAGAATCTGCGAAATACAATCACTTTTTAAAATTTCAGGAAAAACTAAGTATGTAGTATATTCGACTTTAACCGCTTTTGTTGTTGGCTTATCAAGTGGGTATCTACTCTTGCAGTGGATAGGCCTTGTTGGGCCAGCGATAGGCATATTGCTTGGAAGAATAGCTCAAATATATGTGGCTTTGTTATTTATTAATAAAAGTATCCCGATAACATTTTCGCAAGCGTTTGCGGTAAAAAATAATTCAAAGATATTCTTCACCGCAGTCATATCTGGAATAATCGCCAAGGTTTTAGTCTTTTGGGTTAGCAATAATCTATTGTATATTATTTTAAATATTTTAATATTTGGATTATGCTTTCTTGTCCTTATGAGGAAATTTAATTTGTTGATGGATGAGGATATTCGTCTTATAAAAGAATGGATAACATTAAAACCTTTTTTAAATAAGGAAGATGTTAAAATATGAATACTCTTCAATTTATCGACGATCTGTCTTTTTTAGACTATCGCAAAAATAAAATGTGTATTGCTATTTGTCTGTTCTTTATTTTTGTGTCAGCATTGGTATACTTTTTTACAGGAATGCCTAAAGTATCGATGGTAATAGCAGGGGTACCCATAATTATTTTAAGTTTCTTTCATACCCAATTTGCTTTTATGGTTTTATACTTTTTTATGATCTTCAGCAATTTGTTCAGATTCAGTGATGATTTTTCTATTAGTAAAATGATTGGAATTGTCATATTTTTCAGTTTTTTAATTACAAGATTGCGATATAAGCTCAGTTTGACCAAACCATCTAAATTTCTACTTGTTATCTTTGCTTATACTATATTGAGTGTTTTATGGTCAGTTTCACCTATATGGACATGTATAGGTATAGTTACTATAACACTTCACATAATTTTGTTACTGATTCTTTTCAATACAATAAGAGACGAAATTAACTTTAAGTTTATTATCTGGTCATTAGTTTTGGGAGCATTAGTTGTTTCGATAATCATTGTCTTGGGTTTGGTAGATATAAACACAAGCGGTGCAGGGGCGGAATTGGAAAGGGCTAAGTTAAGCGAGGGGACAAATAGTAATGATCTTGGAGCTGCAATTGTAATATGCCTTATGGGTAGTATATATTTATTTCTTCGAGGAAATAAAAAAGAAAAAATTATACTATTAGCAATTTTTCCTGTTTTGCTTATTGCGCTTTTAAAGACACAAGCGAGAGCGGCATTAGGCACAGCCTTTGTAGCACCTCTGATTTCGTTTCTAATAACGGGAAAAGGTCGGCAAAAATTTGTTTATATTATATTAGCGATTTTAATAAGTATGAGTGCATTTGGGGTATTTAAAATAGCGATGAATTCTAACCTTCTTTCTGAAAAATCTAAAGACCGCATGAGAGCCACAAAATACAATGTTGAAGAGAGTGGCCGTTTGGCGATTTGGAAGAGGGGCGTTCAATTTATTAGCCAAAAACCAGTATTTGGTAGCGGATTAAAAACTTTTCATGTACTGGTAGGTTATGAAAAACAAATTTCCTCAGCACACAACAATATAATTTCTTTTACTACTGAACTTGGAATAATAGGGCTATGTCTTGTTTTAGGATTTTATTTTTTGCTCTTTGTCAGTATATTGAAAATTCCATTATCTTCTTTGCGATGGTTTGCGATTTCTATGTTGATGTCTAATATTTGTCTTGGAATTACAGCGACCTCATATTTCCAAAAAGATTTTTGGTATTCTATTGGTTTTATTATCCTTGCGCTAAGAATATCAGAATGCTCCCAATTCCAGATGCCATTTGATTATATGTATGATGATTATTTAGAAGAAACTGAAACTAGCGGTTATATGTTATGAAAATTTTAGTGATTTCGCACTTGTTTCCAAACCAGAAGAATAAAAATTACGGAATATTTGCAGCTCGGCAGATACATGCGATCAGTAAAGTGGCTGGAGATGTTACAGTAATAGTTCCTGTGGTAAAAATACCAGGTTTTTTACGGCGATTTAAGAAATGGTCAAACTATGAGAGTAATGCGGATCTTTGTAACTTTGAAGGGTTAGAAGCTCATTCAGTTCCATATATACGGCTTACAGGTAATTGGTTTTGTAGATGGGCAGGATTTAGTGTTTATCTTGCTTCTAAAAAGATTGTTCTTGATATGCATAAGAAAAAAAAATTCGATGTCATATATGCCAGATGTTTTTTTCCTGATGGCGATGCTGGGATAAGATTTAGCAAATTACTCAATATCCCCATCTGTTGTGTTGGGGCAGGATCGGACGTTAATTCATATCCAGACATTAATCGTAGTATGTACAACAGATTTGTTAAAATTTGTAATGAAGCGGATATGACTTTTGCATGTGGCCAGAAAGTCGCTTCAAGGATAGATTCTGTTAGTGATAAAAAAACCAAACTCATTCATGGTGTAGTGGATACGAAATTGTTTTCTCCGGTTAAAGAAAAAAGTCTCTTGAGAGAAAAACTAAAACTTCCCACAGATAAGAAGATTGCATTGTATGTTGGGACGTTTAAAAAAGCAAAAGGAATCTATGAACTAATAGACGCGTTTGATATTATTCGCAGAAAAAATAAAGACATTATTCTTAAGATATGCGGTTACGGCATTGAATTAGATAGAATGAGAAAACATATAGACGATAAGGATTTAAATAATACTATCGAGATAGTTGGGGAAGTAGATAGTAATGAAATCAATCTATGGATGCAGTCTTCAGATGTTTTAATCCTTCCATCCCATACTGAAGGGATGCCTAATGTAGTTATGGAAGCTATGTCTTGTGGAGTGCCAGTTGTGACCACTTCCGTGGGCGGATTGCCACAAGCCATAGGTGATTGCAAAGGAGCTATACTTGTTGAACCCAGAGAAATTAAGAGTTTGGCAGCGGCAGTTTTAAAAGTGTTTGAAGATAATAACACGTATCAAGAGATGTCGCTAATGGCCAGAAAAAGAGCTGAAGAGAGTTTTGATGTTAATAAGAATGCGAACAGAATTAAAAATTACCTGGAAGCATTAGTTGGTTAGAAGAAAGTTTGTTTAATTCATAAACATTTTTTATAATCTTAGCTTAGACTTTAATGATAGAAAATTTTATAGGGAATTGTAATAGTAATAAATAAATATTTCGCTTTACTTAAAAGGTTCAATGACGCTTATCGAAACTAATGAAAACAAACCTAAGATAGCACATTTTATATGGTGGATACCACATTACAGGGTTACCATTTTCAGAAGGCTATGTCAACACGAAGGTATGAACTTTACCATATATGCAGGTGATAACACTCAAGTTGTTGGAGGCAACAGCGTTGCTTCCGCTAATGAAGTTGGGGAAATGGAAGGAATTAAATGGAAACATCTTAAGTCTGTCCGCATAAAACATTGGCCCTTTAAGGATTATGAATGGCAGCCTGATGCCATAAAGCTTGTATTAAAAGAGGATTTCGATGCAGTGATTTTTCTTGGAGGCCATTCTTTAAGCAATATATTAGCGAAAATTATTTGCAGATTCAGAGGAATAAAAGTTGTTGACTGGGGAATGGGAGTTAGAGGTCCAGAGAATAAGATTAAGTGGCTTTTTCGGATGGTACAAGGTAAATTAGCTCAAGCTCGACTGATTTATGGAAAATTCGCCTCTGATTGGTATGTTCAAAATGGTTTTAAAAAAGAAACGGTTTTTACCGTACGGAATTCGTTAAATTATGAAGAGCATTTGAATATCAGAAAACATATTTCTAAAGAATGTATTCAAAAAATTAGAGAAGACTTTGGACTAATGACAGACCAAAGTAAACTGATTTTCTATTCAGGAAGATTACAGAAAAATAAAGAACTAAATATTCTAATCGATTCGATTAAAATATTTGCTCAAAAGGGTTTGAACGTAAAAGCCATACTTATAGGCGATGGACTTGAAGAGTTTAAACTGAAAGAATATGCAAAGAAGGTCGGGGTCTTTGATAAGATCATATTTTACGGAGCTAACTATGATGAAGAGGTTATTGGGGAATTGATAATGGCCAGTGATCTTTGTGTTGTGCCTGGCGCCATCGGTTTAACGGCAATACATAGCATGGTTTTTGGTGTTCCGGTTTTAACTCATGAAAATAAATTCTATATTCATGGCCCAGAAGTTGAAGCGGTAATAGAAGGTAAAACAGGCGGCTTCTTCAGGAGAAATGATCCGATTGACCTCGCAGAAAAAGCAGAAAAACTCTTATACCCGCGGCCTGCGAAAGAAACTATGTCTGCTGAATGTATGAAAATGGTAGACGATTGCTTCAACCCATTTTATCAGGAAAAAATTATTATAAAATGTTTGAATTCAGTTCTGCCAATTAATAAACAAATATCAGAAAAGTAAAATGAAAAAATATTTTAAAAAAATGTGGATGCTTTATTTGCGAATTTTTAAATATCACCTGTTAAAGTGCGGAAAAGAAAGTTATATAGGCATGGCAGTTGTGATTCGACCAAATTGTGTTTCGATAGGCTATAAATCGTTTATTGGGCCGCGATGTTGGTTGGCATCGAAAGTAGAAATTGGTAATTTTGTGATGATTGCTGCTCGTGTGGCAATTGTTGGCGGTGATCATCGGTTTGATGTGGTAGGGATTCCCTCAATAGAAGCAGGCAGAAGTGAAAATAAACCTGTTAAAATTCATGATGATGTTTGGATTGGACATGGCGCGATTATCATGCATGGTGTCACAATCGGCGAAGGCGCTGTTGTTGCTGCCGGAGCTGTCGTTACAAAAGATGTTGACTCCTATAGTATAGTGGCAGGAGTACCTGCGAGTAAAATTAAAATGCGTTTTAATGAAGATGATATTATTAAGCATCAAAAAGCGTTAGAACAAAAACGGGAAATGATTAATTTGTAAATTCTTGGTGGTAAAATTATGAAACAAGTTCTTCAGAATTTCAAAACTGGCCAATTGGATGTCGCAGATGTACCCGCCCCAAAAGTATTGCAGGGACAAGTGCTTATCAAAACAACAGCTTCGCTGATTTCGACTGGAACAGAAAGAATGCTTGTGAACTTTGCTAAAAGTTCTCTGCTTGGTAAGGCACAGCAGCAGCCAGACAAAGTGAAGCAGGTTTTGGATAAGATTAAAACGGATGGTCTTTTTCCCACTTTACACAGTGTGTTTTCACGGCTCGATGAACCGCTGCCTTTGGGTTATTGCAATTGTGGAAAAGTTATTGAAATTGGTCAAGGCGTTGAAGGTTTTGAAATTGGTGATAGAGTTGCAAGCAATGGTTCGCATGCTGAAATAGTTGGTGTGCCGAAAAATCTTTGTGCCAAGGTGCCGAATAATGTTACCGATGAGCAGGCCGCATTTACGGTTCTTGCCTCAATTGGCTTGCAGGGAATCAGGCTAATCAATCCAACGCTGGGAGAAACAATTGTTGTATATGGTCTTGGGTTAATAGGATTGATATCCGCACAATTATTAAAATCTGCCGGTTGTAAAGTAATTGGCATAGATATTGACAAAAATAAACTTGACCTTGCCAAAAGTTTTGGTGTTGAAGTAATTAGTGCTTCAGGGGGAGAAGATGTTGTCGGCAATGCAATCGCTTTGTCTGGTGGAGTCGGTGTTGATGGTGTTTTGATTACAGCTTCTGCGAAGGAAGATTCAATCGTTCATGCTTCTGCGCAGATGTGCCGAAAGAGAGGACGAATCGTTTTGGTAGGTGTTGTAAACTTAAATCTTACAAGATCAGATTTTTATGAAAAAGAGTTATCTTTCCAGGTATCCTGTTCTTATGGACCTGGGAGATACGATAAGACCTATGAAGACAAGGGGCAAGACTATCCGCTGCCATTTGTCCGATGGACGGAAAACAGGAATTTCGAAGCCGTTTTAAAAAGCCTTTCAGACAGGAGCCTTCAGGTGGATTCGCTTATAAGCGATAGGATACAGATAAACGATGCTGCTAAAGCATATCAAATGCTTACAGACTCACCGGAAAAAATGGCATTGATATTAACTTATGGCCAGGAAGAAACAGAAATCAGTTCTGAAGTTTCAATTCCTCAGAAATACCACCAGAAAGTCAAAAACGATAAAATTATCTGTGGATTGATAGGGGCTGGTAACTTTGCAAAAATGACGCTTCTGCCTGCCATTAAATCTCTTGGATTGAGGTTGAAAACAGTTGCTGATATTAATGGCGTTGCCGGGTTATATACTGCAAAGAAATTTGGCTTCGAAAAAGCTACAAACGATTATAAAGATATAATAAACGATCCTGAAATCAACACTGTTTTTATAACTACACGACACGACCTTCATGCCAAAATGGTTATTGAAGCACTTAAAGCTGGCAAAAATGTTCATGTCGAAAAACCACTCTGTTTAAATAAAGAAGAACTTGAACAAATCAAAGCTGTATACCAGGAACACTCAAGCCAGCATTTACTTGTGGGGCTGAACAGGAGATTTTCGCC from the Planctomycetaceae bacterium genome contains:
- a CDS encoding glycosyltransferase: MTLIETNENKPKIAHFIWWIPHYRVTIFRRLCQHEGMNFTIYAGDNTQVVGGNSVASANEVGEMEGIKWKHLKSVRIKHWPFKDYEWQPDAIKLVLKEDFDAVIFLGGHSLSNILAKIICRFRGIKVVDWGMGVRGPENKIKWLFRMVQGKLAQARLIYGKFASDWYVQNGFKKETVFTVRNSLNYEEHLNIRKHISKECIQKIREDFGLMTDQSKLIFYSGRLQKNKELNILIDSIKIFAQKGLNVKAILIGDGLEEFKLKEYAKKVGVFDKIIFYGANYDEEVIGELIMASDLCVVPGAIGLTAIHSMVFGVPVLTHENKFYIHGPEVEAVIEGKTGGFFRRNDPIDLAEKAEKLLYPRPAKETMSAECMKMVDDCFNPFYQEKIIIKCLNSVLPINKQISEK
- a CDS encoding bi-domain-containing oxidoreductase; this translates as MKQVLQNFKTGQLDVADVPAPKVLQGQVLIKTTASLISTGTERMLVNFAKSSLLGKAQQQPDKVKQVLDKIKTDGLFPTLHSVFSRLDEPLPLGYCNCGKVIEIGQGVEGFEIGDRVASNGSHAEIVGVPKNLCAKVPNNVTDEQAAFTVLASIGLQGIRLINPTLGETIVVYGLGLIGLISAQLLKSAGCKVIGIDIDKNKLDLAKSFGVEVISASGGEDVVGNAIALSGGVGVDGVLITASAKEDSIVHASAQMCRKRGRIVLVGVVNLNLTRSDFYEKELSFQVSCSYGPGRYDKTYEDKGQDYPLPFVRWTENRNFEAVLKSLSDRSLQVDSLISDRIQINDAAKAYQMLTDSPEKMALILTYGQEETEISSEVSIPQKYHQKVKNDKIICGLIGAGNFAKMTLLPAIKSLGLRLKTVADINGVAGLYTAKKFGFEKATNDYKDIINDPEINTVFITTRHDLHAKMVIEALKAGKNVHVEKPLCLNKEELEQIKAVYQEHSSQHLLVGLNRRFSPHVEKIKELLSTRNSPTCMSWVINAGYTSATVWTQDRNIGGGRIIGEGCHWLDVMAAIVGKPITHISSSMIGQSAGVEVRTDKMSITAEFADGSIGTLHYFANGHKSYPKETFTVFCDGKVLALDNFRKMTGYGLKNFKKMNLMNQDKGHKNQFKYFIDSIMQGKVLIPFEQIENVTLASFAAMDSAQNGQGIAIK
- a CDS encoding glycosyltransferase → MKILVISHLFPNQKNKNYGIFAARQIHAISKVAGDVTVIVPVVKIPGFLRRFKKWSNYESNADLCNFEGLEAHSVPYIRLTGNWFCRWAGFSVYLASKKIVLDMHKKKKFDVIYARCFFPDGDAGIRFSKLLNIPICCVGAGSDVNSYPDINRSMYNRFVKICNEADMTFACGQKVASRIDSVSDKKTKLIHGVVDTKLFSPVKEKSLLREKLKLPTDKKIALYVGTFKKAKGIYELIDAFDIIRRKNKDIILKICGYGIELDRMRKHIDDKDLNNTIEIVGEVDSNEINLWMQSSDVLILPSHTEGMPNVVMEAMSCGVPVVTTSVGGLPQAIGDCKGAILVEPREIKSLAAAVLKVFEDNNTYQEMSLMARKRAEESFDVNKNANRIKNYLEALVG
- a CDS encoding polysaccharide biosynthesis C-terminal domain-containing protein, encoding MSSLKNQSIFLIIGNTFRQLSVIIQGMFLARLLTASDFGTFKQILLITTMTYTFSYLCLPESATYFLSHLNKKDRKIFLFQTVVLLLVLGVVAGLFLFKSANFFGVKFANAKLKDLLVLSASIPISMMFIILLNVSLITIKKGKLGSILSASFSAVNMLSIFLPLFFGMSFKNALGIYVLSYLAICVLCILLLWQIIGFEIGFDRKLIWEQINFSLPYWFGYGIYIFYTQSQQVLVSSSFSPEEFALFAVGTTRIPIIGQFSTYIALVLVPICVNHMKDNNIGEIIRLWEKSATKIAMIAIPVFMICVFSPGKILGVAFGANYSKAWPIFIFTAILFLFRICEIQSLFKISGKTKYVVYSTLTAFVVGLSSGYLLLQWIGLVGPAIGILLGRIAQIYVALLFINKSIPITFSQAFAVKNNSKIFFTAVISGIIAKVLVFWVSNNLLYIILNILIFGLCFLVLMRKFNLLMDEDIRLIKEWITLKPFLNKEDVKI
- a CDS encoding O-antigen ligase family protein, with translation MNTLQFIDDLSFLDYRKNKMCIAICLFFIFVSALVYFFTGMPKVSMVIAGVPIIILSFFHTQFAFMVLYFFMIFSNLFRFSDDFSISKMIGIVIFFSFLITRLRYKLSLTKPSKFLLVIFAYTILSVLWSVSPIWTCIGIVTITLHIILLLILFNTIRDEINFKFIIWSLVLGALVVSIIIVLGLVDINTSGAGAELERAKLSEGTNSNDLGAAIVICLMGSIYLFLRGNKKEKIILLAIFPVLLIALLKTQARAALGTAFVAPLISFLITGKGRQKFVYIILAILISMSAFGVFKIAMNSNLLSEKSKDRMRATKYNVEESGRLAIWKRGVQFISQKPVFGSGLKTFHVLVGYEKQISSAHNNIISFTTELGIIGLCLVLGFYFLLFVSILKIPLSSLRWFAISMLMSNICLGITATSYFQKDFWYSIGFIILALRISECSQFQMPFDYMYDDYLEETETSGYML
- a CDS encoding acyltransferase; the protein is MINKLLFYFCWVLYHYFAVSLPRRTCPFGKVSKLLRYQLCKRLFRYCGKNVNIEKGVDFGSGRHLSIDDNSGLGVNCRARGPITIGKNVMMGPDVVILTRNHDFSDTSKPMRGQGGITKPVNICDDVWIGTRAIILPGVTIGQGSVVGAGAVVTKEIPEFSIIGGCPAKIIKSRKCPKRMESQDE